A genomic segment from Lignipirellula cremea encodes:
- a CDS encoding arylsulfatase, producing the protein MSLFPALAQAGRRPSCPRPVRRPIIGLAMLAAAVIAQFCSPPRLQAEQPARPNIIYIMVDDLGYGDLGCFGQKEIKTPHLDQMAAQGMRFTDHYAGHTVCRPSRLVLWTGQHVGHTQLIGNRSRSLTGQEATVARLLHDTGYATGGVGKWALGNVDKPAEIDNPGHPNQNGFDYWFGYLNQSNAHNYYPTFLWENDKQVELPGNVIDKRPEGRGRVASVKKSYSHDFMTTAAFDFIRRNQKQPFLLHIHWTIPHANNEGGRLLGDGMEVPSYGIYADRDWPNPEKGFAAMITHMDADVGRLLELLKELNLDDNTLVIFTSDNGPHNEGGHDHAFFDSNGPLQGFKRSMHEGGYRVPMIARWPGKIKAGSVSALPSGGYDFLPTACELAGAKPPAAIDGLSYLPTLLGENDRQEQHEYLYCASSEGATSVGVRYGKWKLVRYRSKSEKPPGDWRLYDLETDLGEEQNVAADHPEIVAAILKLLERDGLL; encoded by the coding sequence ATGTCTCTATTCCCCGCCCTGGCGCAGGCTGGTCGCCGCCCGTCCTGCCCGCGTCCCGTGCGACGCCCGATCATCGGACTGGCGATGCTGGCCGCCGCGGTGATCGCCCAGTTCTGCAGTCCGCCGCGACTGCAGGCCGAACAGCCCGCCCGGCCCAACATCATTTACATCATGGTCGACGACCTGGGTTACGGCGACTTGGGCTGTTTCGGGCAAAAGGAAATCAAAACGCCCCATCTCGACCAGATGGCCGCCCAGGGGATGCGGTTCACCGACCATTACGCCGGGCATACCGTCTGCCGTCCTTCACGACTGGTGCTCTGGACGGGCCAGCATGTGGGCCATACGCAGTTGATCGGCAACCGCAGCCGCAGCCTGACCGGCCAGGAAGCAACCGTCGCCCGCCTGCTGCACGATACGGGCTATGCGACCGGCGGCGTCGGCAAATGGGCGCTCGGCAATGTTGACAAACCGGCCGAGATCGACAACCCGGGACATCCTAACCAGAACGGCTTTGATTACTGGTTCGGTTACTTGAACCAGAGTAACGCCCATAACTACTATCCGACGTTTCTCTGGGAGAACGACAAACAGGTCGAACTGCCGGGCAATGTGATTGATAAACGTCCGGAGGGCCGCGGCCGCGTCGCTTCCGTGAAGAAGAGCTACTCGCATGATTTCATGACGACGGCTGCCTTTGACTTTATCCGCCGCAACCAGAAGCAGCCGTTCCTGCTGCACATCCACTGGACCATTCCGCACGCCAATAACGAAGGCGGCCGCCTGCTGGGCGACGGCATGGAGGTTCCCAGTTACGGCATTTACGCTGATCGCGACTGGCCCAATCCGGAAAAAGGCTTCGCCGCCATGATCACCCACATGGACGCCGACGTGGGCCGCCTGCTGGAGCTACTCAAAGAGCTGAACCTGGACGACAACACCCTGGTGATCTTCACCTCGGATAACGGCCCCCATAACGAAGGCGGGCACGACCACGCATTTTTTGATTCCAACGGGCCCCTGCAGGGCTTCAAACGCTCCATGCACGAAGGCGGTTATCGCGTCCCGATGATCGCCCGCTGGCCTGGCAAGATCAAGGCCGGTTCCGTCTCGGCGTTGCCCTCGGGCGGCTACGATTTCCTGCCGACCGCCTGTGAACTGGCCGGCGCCAAACCGCCGGCCGCAATCGACGGCCTGTCGTACCTGCCGACGCTGCTGGGAGAGAACGACCGGCAAGAGCAGCACGAATACCTGTACTGCGCCAGCAGCGAAGGCGCCACCTCGGTCGGCGTGCGTTACGGCAAATGGAAGCTGGTCCGTTACCGGAGCAAGTCGGAAAAACCGCCCGGCGACTGGCGTCTTTACGATCTGGAAACGGATCTGGGCGAAGAGCAGAACGTGGCCGCGGACCACCCCGAGATTGTCGCCGCCATCCTCAAGCTGTTGGAACGCGACGGACTGCTGTAA
- a CDS encoding alpha/beta hydrolase, which yields MSADQIDALAPAESAQRQVQAFLDKLNTSGDPPLETLPPEEARQVLSGLQSSTQGELRPAEVSQHSIEADGKQVRLTIVRPPHREGPLPAFMFFHGGGWVLGDYPTHERLIRDLVAESDAAAVYVDYSRSPEARFPTAIDEAYLATQWIAANGAEVGIDGSRLAVAGNSVGGNMAAVVALRSVLEDGPKLRMQMLLWPVTDARFDTVSYERFANDHFLTRAMMVWFWNSYATTAGEREGLYASPLRATHAQMRNLPPAVIQTAELDVLRDEGEAYARKLDEAGVEVVALRVNGMIHDYGLLNPLAELPAVQSALRQAAHEIKRRLA from the coding sequence ATGTCTGCAGATCAGATCGACGCCCTCGCGCCCGCCGAGTCAGCCCAGCGGCAGGTTCAGGCATTCCTCGACAAGTTGAATACGTCGGGCGACCCGCCACTGGAAACGTTGCCGCCAGAGGAAGCGCGCCAAGTGCTCAGCGGTCTGCAGTCCTCGACCCAGGGCGAACTTCGCCCGGCGGAAGTCAGCCAGCATTCGATCGAGGCCGATGGGAAACAGGTCCGCCTGACGATCGTTCGTCCTCCGCACAGGGAGGGACCGCTACCGGCCTTTATGTTCTTTCATGGCGGCGGCTGGGTGCTGGGCGACTACCCCACGCACGAACGATTGATTCGCGATCTGGTCGCCGAATCAGACGCGGCGGCCGTCTATGTCGACTACAGTCGCTCGCCCGAAGCGCGCTTCCCCACCGCGATTGACGAGGCGTATCTGGCGACGCAGTGGATCGCCGCAAACGGAGCCGAAGTCGGCATCGATGGCAGCCGCCTGGCGGTCGCCGGCAATAGCGTCGGCGGCAACATGGCGGCGGTTGTCGCCCTGCGGTCGGTGCTGGAAGACGGCCCGAAACTCCGCATGCAGATGCTGCTCTGGCCCGTGACCGACGCCCGCTTTGATACGGTGTCGTACGAACGATTTGCGAACGACCATTTCCTCACCCGGGCGATGATGGTCTGGTTCTGGAACAGCTATGCGACGACCGCCGGCGAACGCGAGGGGCTCTACGCCTCGCCGCTGCGAGCCACCCACGCACAGATGCGGAACCTGCCGCCCGCCGTGATCCAGACGGCCGAACTCGATGTGCTGCGCGACGAAGGGGAAGCATACGCCCGCAAGCTCGACGAAGCTGGCGTCGAGGTGGTTGCCCTGCGCGTCAACGGCATGATCCACGATTACGGCTTGCTGAATCCGCTGGCCGAGCTTCCAGCCGTCCAGTCCGCCTTGCGGCAAGCGGCGCACGAGATCAAACGTCGCCTGGCCTGA